One window from the genome of Epinephelus moara isolate mb chromosome 5, YSFRI_EMoa_1.0, whole genome shotgun sequence encodes:
- the LOC126390548 gene encoding creatine kinase, testis isozyme-like gives MWKVKPLVASPMETRYRPILENLVPPDPMSQFHLKRGSPDEEFPDLCRNSTWMGKILTRAMYRRQFHRCTPSGVIFDDVIRPGLEEPGDWSTPVTVGCVAGDAQSYVLFCDFFDRVIEAHHGHKITSQTPEGDFNYDNVKVAESLARGNASSRRSDVNSFLAQIDSRCSSSRSASSAAPVVLGKMNRPEPVSGTHATSPDYTPCLAPQPAFQYPPQQS, from the exons ATGTGGAAGGTCAAAC CTCTGGTTGCCTCTCCTATGGAGACGAGATACCGGCCAATTTTGGAG AATTTGGTCCCCCCTGACCCCATGTCCCAGTTCCACCTGAAGAGAGGTTCTCCAGATGAGGAGTTTCCCGACCTCTGCAGGAACTCTACCTGGATGGGAAAGATCCTCACACGTGCCATGTATCGCCGACAGTTCCACCGCTGCACCCCCAGTGGAGTCAtctttgatgatgtcatccgCCCGGGCCTTGAGGAACCAG GTGACTGGTCCACTCCTGTAACTGTGGGCTGTGTCGCGGGCGACGCTCAGTCCTACGTCCTGTTCTGTGATTTCTTCGACCGAGTCATCGAGGCACATCACGGACACAAGATCACCAGCCAGACGCCAGAGGGCGACTTCAACTACGACAACGTGAAGGTAGCTG AGTCACTTGCACGTGGGAACGCCAGCAGCCGCCGCTCAGACGTCAACTCGTTCCTAGCCCAGATCGACTCCCGATGCTCCTCTTCCCGCAGcgcctcctctgctgctccggTCGTCCTGGGAAAGATGAATAGACCAGAACCAGTATCGGGCACACACGCAACAAGCCCAGATTACACCCCTTGCCTGGCCCCGCAGCCGGCCTTCCAGTACCCGCCGCAACAAAGTTGA